CCGACGGCGAGTTGCGCGATGCGCACCGCCGCCGACAGGGTGACGGTCGGCTGCGCGACCGTCACGTCCGTCGAGAGTTGTACGGGTTGCGGCGTGGCGGGCTGAGCATTCTGGGCCAGTGCGGAGGACGTCAGGAGCAGGCCGAGCAGGAACTTGTTCATGCGCTCATCGTGCCTCGGGTGGGCGCCGAACGCCATTCGGGAAAGCCGCGAGTCGCCTCCGTAGTTTTACGGACCTTCGCGACTCGCGAGGTACATCCTCACGAGTTCCGCCACGGAGTTCGCGCCGAGCTTCTCGAAGAGACTCGCGCGGTGCGTTTCGATCGTGCGCGCCGAGATGCCGAGCGAGCGAGCGGCTTCCTTGTTGCTCGCGCCGTCGACGAGCAAGCGCAGCACGTCCGCTTCGCGGTCCGTGAGCCGCGCGAGTCGCGCGCGCGCCGAGGCCGCCGTGGTGTGCCGCTGGCGCACCTCCGCGTGCTGCCGCACCGCGCGCTGCACCGCGTCGAGCAGGTCGTGCTCGTCGATCGGTTTCGTCAGGAACTCCACCGCGCCCTGCTTGAACGCTCGCCGGCACAAGTCGATGTCACCGTGCCCGGTCACGACGATGACAGGAAGGTCCACGCCGTCGGCGCTCAGTCGAGCTTGCAACTCCAGGCCGCTCACGTGCGGCATGCGCACGTCGAGGATGAGGCAGCCGAAGGCCGACGCGTCGAAGGCCGAGAGGAACGCGGCCGGACTCGCGAAGTCACGCACGCTCAACCCGACCGTGCCGAGCAGCGTGGCGAGCGCGTCGCGCACCGCGTCGTCGTCGTCCACGAGGAACACGGTCGGCGCGTCGTCAAGCACCGGCGGCCTCCACGGCGCGAGTCGCAAGCGGAAGCGTCACGGTGAACGTCGCGCCGCCTTCGGGTCGGTTCTCGCCTGACAGCGTGCCGTGCATGCCTTCCACGAGCGAGTGCGACAAGGACAAGCCGAGGCCGAGACCGCCCGGCTTCGTCGTTGTGAAGGGCGAGAACAACCGCGCGCGGACGTCGTCGGGCAAGCCGGGTCCGGTATCGCGCACCTCGATCGCCACGAGCCCGGTTTGCAGGGCCGTCCGCACTTCGACGCTCGCGCCACCGGCGTCGAGGGCGTTGCGCAGCAAGTTCAGCAGCACCTGCTCGAGATGCACGGGGTCGACGTGCACGGTGAGCGGCGTGGCGTGCGTGTCGACGCTCACCTCGACATTCGCTTGCGCGAAGTCGCTCGCGGTGAGGGTCAAGGCGCTCTCGACGACTTGGCTGACGTCCACGAGCCGCGCGTGCGTGGGCGCGCCGCACGAGGTCGCGCAAGTGCACGATGATCGTCGCGGCGCGCTTCGCTTGCGTCACCACCGCGTCCAAGGAGCGGCGCACGCGCTCGACGTCTGCGGGCGCATCGAGCAAGCGCCGTGCCGCCTGCCCGTGGCTGACGATCGCCGTGAGCGGCTGGTTGAGTTCGTGCGCGAGGCCCGCGCTCATCTCGCCGAGCGTGGCGAGGCGAGCGGCGTGCGCGAGCATCACTTCGTGTTCGCGCACGCGCCGCTCGCTGTCCGAAAGCGCGGCGACAACGCGCGCACGCAGCGGGCCGACGTCGCGCAGCACGAGCACGCGTCCGGCCATGTCGGCGCCCGTGAGGGTGCCTTCCACGAGACGCGCACCTCCCGGCGTGAGCAGCGTGACGCCTTCGGGCAACTCGGCGGGGGCGCGGCCTTCCCAAAAGGCGCGTTCGTCGAAAGGTCGCTCGAGCAGCGTCGCGCGAAAGCGTACGACGTCGCGCGCCACCTCGCCTTCGAGCGTCTCGCCGAGCAAGGCGCGCGCGGCCGGATTGGCGAGTTGTACGTTGCCGTCCGCGTCGATCACGAGCAGCGCTTCGCTCACGCCGTGAAACGCGCGTACGGCGCGCGTCCGTTCGAGTTGCAACGCCCGCTCCGCCTCTCGGGAAGCGCTCAAGGCACGTTCGCGTCCTTCCACGAGGCGCACGAGCAGCAGCGTCGCGACGCCCGTCAACAAGCCGAGCGCGAGAATGCCCGCGAGCGGCAGGTCGGACGCGCGCAGAGGATGCGCCCCTCGAAACACGAACGGCTGCGACGCGCTGCCGAGCACTTTGCCGACGCGCAAGGGCGGCAGCCAAGCGATCACGCTCCGCGAGTCTCGCACCGCGAGCTCGGCGGCGACGACGGTCGTGTTCGGCCGCACGAGCGAGAAGGTCGACGTGACGTCCGGCGTGTCGTCTTCGTGCAAGAGGTGACGCGCGTCGATCCACAAGCGGACATCCTCGCGCGTCAACGCGTACACGGACGGTTGCGTCGGGTGCCAGCGCACGCCGTTCGCATCGGCGCGCACGTCGTCGCTTGGCGGGAGCGTTCCGGGAGAGCCGAGTACGGTGCAGCGGGGTCGGCAGCGTTGCACGCCCACGAGTTGCGGGTACTGCGCGCGCATCGCCGCCACGTACGACGCGAGCACCACGTCGGGCACGTTCGCGCGCGTCAAAGCGTTGAGGCTCGCGAGAATCGCGGTGTGCTGCTCGGCGCGCTGCGACAGCACGCGGTGCAGAATGCGCGCGGTCGTTTCGAAGCGGTCCTCAACGGCTTGCCGAGCGCCGAGCAGCAGCGTGACGCTCACGAGCGAGGTCACGAGCAGCCATGCGAGCAGCGCGCGCAAGCGAAACGGCATCATGCCGACATGATCGTGCGCAAAGAGGCAGCGTTGTCAAGCAGCGCCGCACGTCGTCGTGTTCTTGCAAGATCGTCGCGCGAGCAACGTGGCATACAACATCAGGGCGGATGATGGGATGCCAAGAACGAGCGTGAGCTGAGTCATTCGCTGAGGGCTTCAGGGACGAGGCCGAGGGGCATTCTGCCCCTCGGCCTCGTCGTGTCACGCGTTCTCGCAAAGGGTGTTCAGCGTTCGCGCCAGTACGCGGCGGCCGCCGCGACGCCGAATTCCTGCTCGATCTTGCCGTCCCACGAGCCCGCGACGGCGTCGGGTCCCGCGCCGATCGAGCCTTTGAGTTCCACCCGCATCCCCGCGTCCTGGATGCCGTCCTTGCCGAACT
This DNA window, taken from Deinococcus yavapaiensis KR-236, encodes the following:
- a CDS encoding response regulator transcription factor, which translates into the protein MLDDAPTVFLVDDDDAVRDALATLLGTVGLSVRDFASPAAFLSAFDASAFGCLILDVRMPHVSGLELQARLSADGVDLPVIVVTGHGDIDLCRRAFKQGAVEFLTKPIDEHDLLDAVQRAVRQHAEVRQRHTTAASARARLARLTDREADVLRLLVDGASNKEAARSLGISARTIETHRASLFEKLGANSVAELVRMYLASREGP
- a CDS encoding sensor histidine kinase, translating into MDVSQVVESALTLTASDFAQANVEVSVDTHATPLTVHVDPVHLEQVLLNLLRNALDAGGASVEVRTALQTGLVAIEVRDTGPGLPDDVRARLFSPFTTTKPGGLGLGLSLSHSLVEGMHGTLSGENRPEGGATFTVTLPLATRAVEAAGA